The genome window GCGATATGTattgttgatttgtttgtatGATCAGTGCTGATTCATCATTGGAATATTGGATCTGCAGTTCATCACGTGATGTGAATTGTTGGCTTATCGAACTGTAACAACTATGTTTCAGATTTAATTTGCAAATCTGTGAACGGTGGACTAATTGTAGAAGTGAATTATATCAAGTTACTTAATGTGTATATGGTACCAGAAAAATGATAACAAATACAATTCTTTGCCcttgtttatttatataatctAGTCAAGAATGACAGGATTTTAGAAGGCTCAACACTACTCTTTTTAACCAATCAAAACACTTATTTCATGGTCAagttaaatcaaatttaatttacattGGAAGATTAAGAAAGATATTTTCAGAGAGAATTACTTTGGCTCATGATTTATTTATCCTGATATTGTGAGGGGAAATTTTGGGGATATAAAACTCATTGAAAATTGTGTTTAATGCCAGGTACAAGCTTATTTACTGGAGAATGGAATTGAAATTGGAGAGTATACAGATGTAAGCTCTGGCGTGACATTGCTTGCAACTGATGAGCTTGATACCGTATCTACTGCCAAGGTTGCTTTAGCTGAAACAGAGGCCAGAAAAATTCCCAGTGAAACTGATAACAGTGTAAATGGTGAACATAAAGCAGAAGAAAATGGTAATGACCTCAAATGGGCTGATCCAGGTTCATGCTGTTTTAGAAATCAGTTATGTATTAGAAATTGCAGAGTGTGGTAGTTATGTGTAGAAAATAACCGCTGGTacgagtatatatatatatatatatatgatagtaCGTTGTGTAATTAGAATAAGAATGAtgttagaaaattttatttgagagAGGATTTGACGTAAGTAAATAAACCAAATACGTTAACCAAATTCTATCAAACCCAATCATAGCCTAACAACCCTTCATTACTCGAGATCCTTGTTAACAGCTATTGGcactaaaataaattactataaaaatGATACATTAATAATGTCAGTTCTTTTAGCGCCAATAGCTGTTAGCAAGGATCTCGAGTAATGAAGGGTGTTAGGCTATGATTGGGTTTGATAGAATTTGGTCAACGTATTTGGTTTATTTACTTACGTGAAATCCTCTCTcaaatgttaataatatttttatattaaagaaCTGACattaataaaactgaaaaaataatttttgcttaaaaaaaacagaaaaaggcaCTATCATAGGAATGTGTTGTGGGCCTGGATAGGAGGTGTATACGGCATAATCGTTCTATAATATATAAGGCGGATAAGCGTTACTTGCGGAGTTGTGCTGACTCAAAAATGTAAGTTGCTGacaaaacacaacaaaacaaaatcaagaaaaagaaaatggaagacaCGCTTTCTACATTGAGGTCTTTCATTTTTTCATCTATGATACGaaacctttatattttttccaacaAAATTGTTGCTATGCAGCcagatttcttttttataagtttatcGGCTGTGGattgataacaaaataaattttattactattaactaattacaaatcattattagtataaataattattataaaaattaataaacatattatTCATAGTGACATGTGATTGAATGATAcataacatctttttttttatattattactagttaattcataaaaaaattagaataaaggCTAAATTTAGTTTTCAAAAGTGATCATTTCCGTTGATTTGTTCCTTGAAAGTATTCTTTGCATTAtatgagataaatatttttatataattaaaacttataataaatacatatttttaataagtaaattatatcgtaattaaaatatcatcttctattaaataattttctatacacacaaatttaaatttaaaagatattctATTATGTAACTATCTTCCGTAATTGTCTCAAAAGTTTTAACTGAAATCTCTGCATATATACTCAATAAACACTAGTATAAACCTTTTATAAACTTTCATCCAATTGTtcgtattttgaattttatttaaacctgctcttcaatttattatattatttacaagaattttattattttactgttATTATTAAAACCAGAAACTTAGACGGTTTTGCAATTTAAACATATACTTAAAGTAACGTGTATTTAATTTAAACTATGCAAACAAGTGATGTTAAAGAAAAGACTACCAATACAAATAAGTCTCATGATCAATAAAACaagaatataattaagttttaaatgaatataatggaaaaagttttacattttaaatcaataaagttaaaaagattaaaaattaaactaacccaaattatatatatatatatatatatatatatatatatatatttatttatttaagagcAGAGTGATTtttcaacaataaaaataaaaagacaaaatgaatcttaagataaaatataaaaaatataatttactctgGAGTATATTGAacaaacttatattaataaacttaagaaaaaaacttatattaataaaactgaaaaaataaaattagaaaagaaaatgggCATTAATACATGGTAGGAATCTGTTGTGTATGCGGCATAATCGTTCTGTATATAAGGCGATCGTTGTGACTCAAAACTGAGTGAGGAGACTGAGAAAacagaacaaaacaaaatggaAGACACACTTTCTGCGTTGAGGTCTTTGATGGTTTCTCACTCTCCGCCGCTGGATGCCTTAGTGGTGCCCTCTGAAGATTATCACCTggtaatattattattagatccaacttcttcacttttttttccagtTCTTTTCTCTAATCCTGTCGATCTTTCTTTTCTAAATTGATATCTCTTCTGCGATGCTTTTTATATTTGCTCTTTGCAGAGCGAATATGTGTCTGCACGAGACAAGCGCCGCGAATTCGTTTCCGGCTTCACTGGAAGTGCCGGTTTGCtactatctttaaatttttcattgatGCATTTccgtttttgtttgtttctttattatTGTAGCATTCATCAGTTTAGGGTTTAAGTTGCCTCCTGTTTCGGCGTTTTCCTGCAATTGTTTCAACATTTCGCGTGTTAAGTATTAGCTGATTGGTTCCCGCGGAAGTAAGAATTGTttctataattttgaaaaagaattgCGGTTTCTTGTTGTTTGCTATACATCCATGCCGTGTGTGTGGTCTTTGTGTTTTTCAAACCCGATGAAATCAGCCAGGTGTCTTTTTGTGAtggtattttcatttttttaacaacgCAATTCAGGCTTGGCACTTATAACAAAGAAAGAAGCACTGCTGTGGACGGATGGACGGTATTTTTTGCAGGCTGAGAAAGAACTTAGTGCTGGGTGGAAGCTAATGCGAATTGGTGAAGATCCTGCTGTAGATATCTGGATGGCCGATGTGAGTAACCTGCTTGTGAATAGCATTTTTGATATTATCATTGATGAATATTAAAACAACTGCCAAAATTTTAGAAAGCGTAATATTTCACAGGAAGAAGGACGAAGTGGACCCTCTAgaagatagaaaaataaaacataagaatTATATTATTAGAAGTTTTTGATATCATGTTTATAAAGCCAAAACCTAAACTTACTCTTATGGATGAGGTTAATATAGTAGATTCATCTTACTACATCCATGAATTGCTTCTGATTGATTCATTTTCTATTCATATCTCATAAAAGACTATATCTGTGATTTTACTGCAGTATATCTGTACTTATGAGTCATTTCCTTTCACCAGAATTTGCCAAAAGAAGCATCCGTTGGGGTTGATCCCTGGTGCATTTCAATTGATACTGCTCAAAGATGGGAGCGTGCTTTTGCCGAAAAACAGCAGAAGCTGGTTCCAACCTCAAAAAATTTGGTGGATGAAGTTTGGATAAATCGCCCACCGGCAGAGATAAATGCTGTTATTGTACATCCTGTGAAATTTGCAGGTCGCTCTGTTGCAGATAAATTGAAAGATTTGAGAAAAAAGCTTGTACATGAGCAATCCCGTGGGATAATTTTCACAGCACTTGATGAAGTAAGTGCATCCTCTAGATAACTCTTCCTTTTAACTTCTTTTCCCTTGACACAAATTTTCTGAGTTTGAGGATATTTTCTGCTGCACTTGTTCAtcctttttaagataattttctttattttttccactttttttcAATAATGTGGCTACAATACAGGTTGCATGGTTGTATAATATTCGTGGAAGTGATGTGGCCTACTGTCCTGTTGTTCATGCATTTGCTATTGTGACATCCAATTCTGCTTTCATTTATGTGGACAAACAAAAGGTTTCTGTTGAGGTCAGTTTGAGTAATGCCTGTCTCATCAACTATGAATGAATTCCAGACCAGGTTGTCAAAAGacaatttaaattgtgtatATGGTGCCAAAAACTTGATAACAATTCTTTTGCCcttgtttatttatataatctAGTAAAGAATGATGGGATTTCAGAAGGCTCAATACTACTCATCTTAACCAACCAAAACACTTATTTCATGGTCAagttaaatcaaaattttatttatgttggaAGATTAAAAAAGCTCTTTTTGGAGAGTATTACTTTGGCTCATGATCTATTTATTTATCCTGATATTGGGAGGGGATAATTTGGAGCTATAAAAGTCATTGAAAATTGTGTTTTGTTCCAGGTACAAACTCATTTAGTGGAGAATGGAATTGAAATTCGAGAGTATACAGCCGTAAGCTCTGATGCGACATTGCTTGCAACTGATGAGCTAGATGCTGTATCTACTGCCAAGGCTGCTTTAGCCGAAACAGAGGCCACAAAAATTCCCAGTGAAATTGATAAGAGTGTAAATGGTGAACATCAAGCagaagaaaatagtaatgaCCTCATATGGGCTGATCCAGTTTCATGCTGTTATGCACTGTATGCAAAGTTGAACCCCGATACAGTTCTCTTGCAGCAATCACCTTTAGCCCTTGCAAAAGCTTTAAAGGTTGTATGcagttaatttaataaaaaattatatatatctttgGATTTTTCCCCATTTTCATCACATGAAACTtagcttatttttttataactccaATAATTTTAGAACTCGGTGGAGTTGGATGGGTTAAAAAAGGCACATATTCGGGATGGTGCAGCAGTTGTGCAATATCTTGTCTGGCTGGATAAGAAGGTTTGCATTTGGATTTTATGTCTAAagaatgttagttttttttggaTGAGGACAGCCATATTTTCATTCTGTTCTctctaaatttttatctttttatttttcattttaatctacATAAAATGCAACATGTTCCGATTTCTGAGGTATAAGATAATGATACAAAAGCTTGGTTCAATGTGCAGATGCAGGATATTTATGGAGCTTCTGGTTACTTTTTGGAGAAGGATTCTGTGAAAAAGGAGAAACATTTGTAAGTTTCTTCTCAATTTTGAGCTGTCCTCATCTTTTGACATGGTTATTAAATATACCTCTGGGAAAGTTGGGACAAGGTTGGCAAGTTGGTTTTAATTGTTAACAGGGGGAAATCATGACAGTGAGATGAAAATTCCCTCTATAAAgcttttgtaaattttaacatATCCTTTATCAGAATGTTGTCAAGGTGGAGTTATTTTGACCATTGTTAAGTAATGTGACATGATGCTTTTAAAGATTACTGAAAATTTTGAGTCTGGGCATATCTTTCACAGAAATTAGCTCCTTATCTATCAGTAAAAAGCTTAATCATATAGtgtacttataatttttttttcaaacattgGCAGGCAATCTTTGAAATTGACTGAGGTGACTGTAAGTGACCAGCTTGAAGGTTTTCGAGCATCAAAAGAGGTAGAGCTAACTGAACAATTAAGTATATATTTGGATAT of Glycine soja cultivar W05 chromosome 1, ASM419377v2, whole genome shotgun sequence contains these proteins:
- the LOC114420929 gene encoding aminopeptidase P1-like codes for the protein MEDTLSALRSLMVSHSPPLDALVVPSEDYHLSEYVSARDKRREFVSGFTGSAGLALITKKEALLWTDGRYFLQAEKELSAGWKLMRIGEDPAVDIWMADNLPKEASVGVDPWCISIDTAQRWERAFAEKQQKLVPTSKNLVDEVWINRPPAEINAVIVHPVKFAGRSVADKLKDLRKKLVHEQSRGIIFTALDEVAWLYNIRGSDVAYCPVVHAFAIVTSNSAFIYVDKQKVSVEVQTHLVENGIEIREYTAVSSDATLLATDELDAVSTAKAALAETEATKIPSEIDKSVNGEHQAEENSNDLIWADPVSCCYALYAKLNPDTVLLQQSPLALAKALKNSVELDGLKKAHIRDGAAVVQYLVWLDKKMQDIYGASGYFLEKDSVKKEKHLQSLKLTEVTVSDQLEGFRASKEHFKGLSFPTISSVGSNAAIIHYFPKAETCAELDPDKIYLFDSGAQYLDGTTDITRTVHFGKPSTHEKACYTAVLKGHIALGNARFPNGTNGHSLDILARIPLWKDGLDYRHGTGHGIGSYLNVHEGPHLISFRPQARNVPLQSSMTVTDEPGYYEDGEFGIRLENVLIVKEADTTFNFGDRGYLSFEHITWAPYQTKLIDLNLLSPEEINWLNSYHATCRNILAPYLDEVENAWLKKATEPVGA